In Nitrosophilus labii, the following proteins share a genomic window:
- a CDS encoding polysaccharide biosynthesis/export family protein, producing MKKIFIIAVFLLKALFAVDIAMSQEPAVDLNETEVFSKKIKVFGANLFNGSFSDVRQYKYNPNYRINIGDVISIKFWGAYDAEIKAAVDTQGNIFIPKVGTVHILGAKNENISKIIKKAVEKVYKKNVYVYANLDNYQPVSVFVTGSVNKPGLYEGLSSDSIIQFLDKAKGIKFEDGSFRYITILRDNQKLKEIDLYEFLLYGKLGFFQFKNGDVIFVDSIKYYVPVSGDVKRPYRFELTAPSITLKELSKLALPNETATNVIVSRWTKDHKKIVKKLSLNENKNFTIQSGDEVQFIPDHNAYTIEVNIEGEHTGAHRLVVPKGMTLQEVIDKIEFSPLSNKDAIQLFRKSVAKLQKQLIDSQLRDLEAMVLTTGSATTEEAIIRKQEAQLILNFIERARKIEPKGRVYLNDKSDLKKIVLEDQDTIYIPKKSNIVTIQGEVKLPGAQTYVKDLKFEDYLKSVGGYNFRADKSNILIIRQNGQVINYDATSFASKTPKIKPGDSILVLGKPDTKNLQIAKDITQIIYQIAVGAAVVLKAF from the coding sequence ATGAAAAAGATTTTTATAATTGCGGTTTTTTTACTAAAAGCTCTTTTTGCGGTAGATATAGCTATGAGTCAGGAGCCAGCAGTTGACTTAAACGAAACGGAAGTTTTTTCTAAAAAGATCAAAGTTTTTGGAGCAAATCTTTTTAACGGAAGTTTTTCCGATGTCAGACAGTACAAGTACAATCCTAACTACAGGATAAACATCGGAGATGTTATAAGCATAAAGTTTTGGGGGGCGTACGATGCCGAGATAAAGGCTGCGGTTGATACTCAAGGAAATATATTTATACCGAAAGTTGGAACTGTTCATATATTGGGTGCAAAAAACGAAAATATCAGTAAAATCATAAAAAAAGCCGTAGAAAAAGTTTATAAAAAAAATGTTTACGTTTATGCAAATCTTGATAATTACCAGCCTGTTTCCGTTTTTGTTACGGGAAGTGTAAACAAACCGGGACTATATGAGGGTCTCTCTTCAGACTCAATCATACAGTTTTTGGATAAAGCAAAAGGTATAAAGTTTGAAGATGGAAGTTTTCGATATATAACGATACTTAGAGATAACCAGAAGTTAAAAGAGATTGATCTGTATGAGTTTTTGCTTTACGGGAAACTTGGATTTTTCCAGTTTAAAAACGGCGACGTAATATTTGTAGATAGTATAAAGTACTATGTACCCGTTAGCGGTGACGTAAAGCGTCCTTATAGATTTGAACTGACCGCTCCTTCTATAACGTTAAAAGAGTTAAGCAAACTTGCGTTGCCAAATGAAACGGCTACAAACGTTATAGTATCTAGATGGACAAAAGATCATAAAAAGATTGTAAAAAAACTCTCTTTAAATGAAAACAAAAACTTTACCATCCAAAGCGGCGATGAGGTGCAGTTTATCCCTGATCATAATGCCTATACCATAGAAGTAAACATAGAGGGAGAACATACCGGTGCACATAGACTTGTGGTGCCAAAAGGAATGACTCTTCAAGAAGTTATAGACAAGATAGAGTTTAGTCCATTATCAAACAAAGATGCGATACAACTTTTTAGAAAAAGCGTGGCAAAACTTCAAAAACAGCTTATCGACTCTCAACTAAGAGATCTTGAAGCTATGGTTTTAACAACGGGTTCCGCTACAACTGAAGAGGCAATCATAAGAAAACAAGAAGCCCAGCTGATTTTAAACTTTATCGAAAGGGCAAGAAAGATAGAACCAAAAGGCAGAGTCTATCTAAACGATAAAAGCGATTTGAAAAAGATAGTTTTAGAGGATCAAGACACTATCTATATACCAAAAAAGAGCAATATTGTAACGATTCAAGGCGAAGTTAAACTTCCTGGAGCCCAAACTTACGTGAAAGATTTGAAGTTTGAGGATTATTTAAAATCGGTAGGTGGTTATAACTTCAGAGCAGATAAATCAAACATACTTATCATCCGACAAAACGGCCAAGTTATAAACTATGACGCTACTTCCTTTGCATCAAAGACACCAAAGATAAAACCTGGAGACTCTATACTTGTACTTGGAAAACCAGATACAAAAAATCTTCAGATTGCTAAAGATATAACACAGATAATCTATCAGATAGCAGTTGGAGCTGCAGTGGTATTGAAAGCGTTTTGA
- a CDS encoding ABC transporter ATP-binding protein, with product MIVLEKATKYYKVKNEKKYILKNVSLTIPGGINVGILGRNGAGKSTLLRMLGGIDFPNSGKIYSDKRFSWPMGLAGGFQGSMTGRQNVKFVCRIFGKSQKEIDEAIEFVKEFSELGEYFDMPIKTYSSGMRSRLGFGLSLAFDFDYLLIDETLSVGDKHFKEKSKKALMEKIEKSNVLLVSHAMPILRELCDAGIVVHEGQIKYFDNIDDAIKEYNQINR from the coding sequence ATGATAGTTTTGGAAAAAGCAACCAAATACTATAAAGTAAAAAATGAGAAAAAATATATACTAAAAAACGTATCTTTAACTATACCGGGCGGTATCAACGTAGGGATACTAGGAAGAAACGGTGCAGGAAAGTCAACTCTTCTTAGGATGCTAGGGGGTATCGATTTTCCAAATTCGGGAAAGATATATTCAGATAAGAGATTTTCCTGGCCTATGGGGCTTGCAGGGGGATTTCAAGGAAGCATGACCGGCAGGCAAAATGTCAAGTTTGTGTGCAGAATCTTTGGCAAAAGCCAAAAAGAGATAGATGAGGCGATTGAATTTGTAAAAGAGTTTAGCGAATTAGGAGAATATTTTGATATGCCTATAAAAACCTATTCAAGCGGTATGCGATCTCGTCTTGGTTTTGGTTTGAGCCTTGCTTTTGATTTTGACTATCTTTTGATAGACGAGACTTTGTCTGTAGGAGATAAGCACTTTAAAGAAAAATCAAAAAAAGCTTTGATGGAAAAGATAGAAAAAAGCAACGTACTTCTTGTTAGCCACGCTATGCCTATACTTAGAGAGCTTTGCGATGCGGGTATCGTAGTACATGAGGGACAGATAAAGTATTTTGACAATATTGACGATGCTATAAAAGAGTACAACCAAATAAACAGGTAG
- a CDS encoding ABC transporter permease, translating into MKRKPFTIFKAVVKALVLREVQTRFGSQKLGYLWAIIDPMAMIVVFSFIKTIISHASMPGIDYPVFLATSFLAYNLFKNISLRTIEAFISNKGLFVYKQVKPFDTLVSRAIVESLIIGVVTIIFICIGLYFGFDMEVKDVNMVILGFLWIGVFGFGLGLLFAVIGTFYENFKKIIRLMFLPLFFLSALVYTVESLPPIARDIILFNPVVHFIEFIHGSFFPELDTKYVDFTYMAFWTLIPFFLGLWLYIKSERKIVMS; encoded by the coding sequence TTGAAAAGAAAACCTTTTACTATTTTTAAAGCTGTTGTAAAAGCTTTGGTTTTAAGAGAAGTCCAGACAAGATTTGGTTCGCAAAAGCTTGGTTATCTTTGGGCTATCATAGATCCGATGGCTATGATAGTGGTTTTTTCTTTTATAAAAACCATTATTTCTCATGCTTCTATGCCTGGAATAGACTATCCTGTTTTTTTGGCTACAAGCTTTTTAGCTTATAATCTGTTTAAAAATATATCTCTTAGAACTATAGAAGCATTTATATCCAACAAGGGGCTTTTTGTTTATAAACAGGTAAAACCTTTTGATACACTGGTTTCAAGAGCCATTGTAGAGTCGCTGATAATAGGAGTGGTAACTATCATTTTTATATGTATAGGACTATATTTTGGTTTTGATATGGAAGTTAAAGATGTAAATATGGTAATACTTGGTTTTTTATGGATTGGGGTTTTTGGCTTTGGTTTGGGACTTTTATTTGCGGTTATTGGAACATTTTACGAAAATTTTAAAAAGATAATAAGACTTATGTTTTTGCCACTTTTTTTCCTTTCTGCACTTGTTTATACGGTGGAGAGTTTGCCGCCGATTGCTAGAGATATAATACTTTTTAATCCCGTAGTTCATTTTATAGAGTTTATACACGGAAGTTTTTTCCCTGAACTGGATACAAAATATGTTGATTTTACATATATGGCGTTTTGGACTTTGATACCCTTTTTTTTAGGGCTGTGGCTCTATATAAAATCTGAGAGAAAGATAGTTATGTCATGA
- a CDS encoding L,D-transpeptidase family protein encodes MKKFFLFFIFFTSFIFANIIDIYREKGSEAAIDILDKELQKIQYWQKVIDDKDIRFGYYSNMDYILVCNKKRKKLDIYKIDNKELKNIKTIKVIVGKNSGDKVKEGDLRTPVGVYRLIRKLTNLDDYYGPFAFVTTYPNLYDKIRGKNGYGIWIHGMPENCEREPDTKGCIAMENEELKKLENMLDLKKTILLINEDKPDIANKEEIVQILSMLYKWRYAWKNSDINSYLQFYHPKFVRFDGKNLKEFSEMKKRIFSLKKGQKIEIVFTNINIIPYQTPDNEKIYRVNFHEKYRSKSYSFEGNKELYVVKTSNNWKILVER; translated from the coding sequence ATGAAAAAATTTTTTCTATTTTTTATCTTTTTTACCTCTTTTATCTTTGCAAATATTATAGACATTTATAGAGAAAAAGGCTCGGAAGCGGCTATAGATATATTGGATAAGGAACTGCAAAAGATTCAATACTGGCAAAAAGTTATAGACGACAAAGATATACGTTTTGGATATTATAGCAATATGGACTATATACTTGTTTGCAATAAAAAAAGAAAAAAACTCGATATATACAAAATAGACAATAAAGAACTTAAAAATATCAAAACTATAAAAGTGATTGTAGGCAAAAACAGCGGCGATAAAGTAAAAGAGGGTGATCTGCGTACACCGGTAGGCGTCTATAGGCTCATTAGAAAACTAACAAATCTTGACGACTACTACGGTCCTTTTGCCTTTGTAACCACGTATCCAAATCTTTACGACAAGATAAGAGGCAAAAACGGATATGGGATCTGGATACACGGAATGCCTGAAAATTGCGAAAGAGAACCAGATACTAAAGGGTGCATAGCAATGGAAAACGAAGAGCTTAAAAAACTTGAAAATATGCTAGATCTTAAAAAGACAATCCTACTCATCAACGAAGATAAACCAGACATCGCAAATAAAGAGGAGATTGTTCAGATTTTATCTATGCTATATAAATGGAGATACGCCTGGAAAAATAGTGACATAAATAGTTACCTACAATTTTACCATCCAAAATTTGTCAGATTTGACGGCAAAAATCTCAAAGAGTTTTCCGAAATGAAAAAAAGAATTTTTTCATTAAAGAAAGGACAAAAAATCGAAATAGTTTTTACAAATATCAATATCATTCCCTATCAAACGCCGGATAACGAAAAGATATATAGAGTAAACTTTCATGAAAAATACCGCTCAAAAAGTTACAGTTTTGAAGGGAACAAAGAGCTTTATGTTGTAAAAACTTCAAACAACTGGAAAATCTTGGTAGAGAGATAG